Proteins from a single region of Runella sp. SP2:
- a CDS encoding VCBS repeat-containing protein yields MVSKITGLLIIIFWSTNAFSQGKQLALTHCQSCHLYPEPALLDKKTWANSVLPNMGLRLGIKDAGKNPYEDLDPKEEAVLRQSGAYPETPQLSQEAWKQIVDFYVQTAPESPLPQSKHASILPTLSQFEALEVKVHDKPIPQTSLLKFNPKNGILYVGDAQNELYEVDSLLQLRMTWNVDSPPSAISFPTNAPPRLLTIGSFRPSDQALGKLIVLDTTMANATLYFDAIQRGVDFATADLNQDGQEDVVICHFGNNTGKLAWYESMLPEKEHILLALPGARRVEIRDMNNDKKPDIVVLMAQARESIHIFYNLGKGQFKEKVVLQFPPVYGVSYFEFVDFNKDGTLDILLTNGDNWDYSAISKNYHGIRLFLNDGKDNFKEAWFYPLYGTSKAVARDFDNDGDIDIAAISFYDDLGQPEQGFLYFSNKGNFQFDVSSTQAAAAGKWLTLEAADIDRDGDTDLVLGSYFHNVGELTKLMFKGILSIPQLLVLKNQHIK; encoded by the coding sequence ATGGTTTCTAAAATTACGGGACTACTCATTATAATCTTTTGGTCAACAAATGCTTTTTCTCAAGGAAAACAACTTGCTTTAACGCATTGCCAAAGCTGCCATCTGTACCCTGAACCAGCCTTGTTGGACAAAAAAACGTGGGCGAATAGCGTACTTCCCAACATGGGCCTTCGGTTGGGTATCAAAGACGCAGGTAAAAATCCGTACGAAGACCTCGACCCTAAGGAAGAAGCCGTGTTGAGGCAATCAGGCGCGTATCCAGAAACACCCCAATTGTCGCAAGAAGCGTGGAAACAGATTGTTGATTTCTACGTTCAAACTGCCCCCGAGTCGCCATTGCCACAGTCCAAACACGCTTCCATCTTACCGACTTTGTCACAGTTTGAAGCCCTCGAAGTAAAAGTGCACGACAAGCCCATTCCGCAAACGTCACTACTCAAGTTTAACCCCAAAAATGGCATTTTGTACGTGGGTGATGCCCAAAATGAATTGTACGAAGTCGATTCACTTCTTCAGTTGCGCATGACATGGAATGTCGATAGTCCACCGTCTGCCATTTCATTTCCAACCAATGCCCCTCCCCGCTTACTCACAATTGGGTCATTTCGCCCTTCTGACCAGGCATTGGGGAAATTAATTGTTCTTGATACTACCATGGCCAACGCCACCCTTTATTTTGACGCCATTCAGCGGGGTGTTGACTTTGCTACGGCCGACCTCAACCAAGACGGCCAAGAAGATGTCGTGATTTGTCACTTTGGAAATAATACGGGAAAACTGGCGTGGTACGAGAGTATGTTGCCCGAAAAAGAACACATTTTGCTCGCTCTACCTGGCGCGCGCAGGGTGGAAATCAGAGACATGAACAACGACAAAAAACCTGACATCGTGGTGTTGATGGCACAAGCCCGCGAAAGTATTCACATTTTTTATAACCTCGGCAAAGGCCAATTTAAAGAAAAAGTGGTACTTCAATTCCCACCTGTGTATGGTGTAAGTTATTTTGAGTTCGTGGATTTTAACAAAGACGGCACTTTAGATATTTTATTGACCAACGGCGACAATTGGGATTATTCGGCCATCTCCAAAAACTACCACGGCATCCGTCTTTTTCTGAACGATGGGAAAGACAATTTTAAGGAAGCATGGTTTTATCCGCTCTACGGCACCAGCAAAGCGGTGGCGCGAGATTTTGACAACGACGGCGACATCGACATCGCCGCCATCTCCTTTTACGACGACCTCGGCCAACCAGAACAAGGATTTTTGTATTTTTCTAACAAAGGTAACTTTCAATTTGATGTCTCAAGCACGCAAGCTGCCGCCGCAGGAAAGTGGCTTACTTTAGAAGCCGCCGACATCGACCGCGACGGCGATACCGACCTTGTACTTGGCTCGTATTTTCACAACGTTGGCGAACTAACGAAGCTTATGTTCAAAGGGATTTTGTCCATCCCTCAGCTTCTTGTTTTAAAAAATCAACACATAAAATAA
- a CDS encoding sugar phosphate isomerase/epimerase, with protein sequence MNNRRKFLKQASSALAIGAVAPAMAHENAATPKAQEDLFKLGIAGYSFVHFKLDQALEMMRKVDVHYLCIKDFHLPFNSTDEQIAAFHATLKASNVTGYAVGPIYMKTTQEIDNGFEYAKRVGVKLIVGVPNEELLPYIDKKVKEYDMRYAIHIHGPDIKLWPNASSVINAVKNLDPRMGLCFDMGHDARFGDDPIADLKKYADRIFDIHLKNVTAASKEGKTCELGRGIIDVPAFVAMLRKIKYSGSCSLEYEKDMKDPLAGIAESVGYFKGVCQASRK encoded by the coding sequence ATGAATAACCGTAGAAAGTTTCTTAAACAAGCAAGTAGCGCTTTGGCGATTGGGGCAGTTGCACCCGCGATGGCGCACGAAAACGCGGCCACGCCCAAAGCCCAAGAAGATTTGTTCAAGCTAGGAATCGCAGGCTATAGTTTTGTGCATTTTAAACTAGATCAAGCCCTCGAAATGATGCGTAAGGTGGACGTTCACTACCTGTGTATCAAAGATTTTCACTTGCCTTTTAATAGTACCGACGAACAAATCGCGGCGTTTCATGCGACCCTCAAAGCCTCCAACGTAACGGGCTACGCTGTGGGGCCGATTTACATGAAAACGACCCAAGAAATCGACAATGGTTTTGAATATGCAAAACGCGTTGGAGTAAAACTTATCGTGGGCGTACCAAACGAAGAGTTGTTGCCGTATATCGACAAAAAAGTGAAGGAATACGACATGCGTTATGCAATTCACATTCACGGGCCTGACATTAAATTGTGGCCAAATGCGTCGTCGGTTATCAATGCCGTTAAAAACCTTGATCCGCGTATGGGATTGTGTTTTGACATGGGGCACGATGCGCGTTTTGGCGATGACCCAATTGCCGACCTCAAAAAATACGCCGACCGCATTTTTGACATTCACCTCAAAAACGTAACGGCGGCTTCTAAAGAAGGAAAAACCTGCGAACTCGGACGCGGTATCATCGACGTGCCTGCCTTTGTGGCCATGCTTCGCAAAATCAAGTACAGCGGAAGTTGTAGCCTTGAGTATGAAAAAGACATGAAAGACCCGTTGGCAGGTATCGCCGAATCGGTGGGGTACTTCAAAGGAGTTTGCCAAGCGAGCCGTAAATAG
- a CDS encoding gluconate 2-dehydrogenase subunit 3 family protein, which produces MNRREVIKSVALMFGGTLSAPTLMAMNHWEQATTPDTNAAAFSLTATQQKIVAEVAEMIIPKTNTVGAKDVGVPAFVEMMLKDCYLPPDHQRFLEGLTSLEQMKFLELNEAERRGALKMMEQQTKEQMKTPSKTVPFWRLMKELTLLGYFTSEAGIKASFEYVQIPGKLENIKLKPNQKSYAY; this is translated from the coding sequence ATGAACAGAAGAGAGGTCATTAAAAGTGTTGCTTTGATGTTTGGAGGAACGCTATCGGCGCCAACCCTTATGGCCATGAACCACTGGGAACAGGCCACTACTCCTGACACAAATGCGGCGGCGTTTAGCCTAACGGCGACGCAGCAAAAGATTGTCGCGGAAGTAGCCGAAATGATTATCCCCAAAACAAATACAGTAGGAGCCAAAGACGTGGGTGTGCCAGCATTTGTCGAAATGATGCTCAAAGACTGCTACTTACCACCTGACCACCAGCGTTTTTTAGAGGGCTTAACTTCTTTGGAACAAATGAAATTTTTGGAACTGAACGAGGCCGAACGGCGCGGTGCACTCAAAATGATGGAGCAACAAACCAAAGAACAAATGAAGACGCCATCGAAAACGGTTCCTTTTTGGCGTTTGATGAAAGAACTGACGTTGTTGGGGTATTTTACTTCAGAAGCGGGTATCAAGGCTTCCTTTGAGTACGTACAAATTCCTGGGAAATTGGAAAACATCAAGCTCAAACCCAACCAAAAATCATACGCGTATTAA
- a CDS encoding SusD/RagB family nutrient-binding outer membrane lipoprotein, producing MKKIALIALTTLGLTACEKSDFEKAYPDPSKISTSTVEKQFTGFLNANKWYVLPDYWNYFVVIRPTLNRYNQAVGWVNADNQYIPGGGLISDRWNTFYGTLAQYREMEKIYNALSADAQSLRRIYKITSTIYLYDHVQKNVDLHGDMPLSTAGLLSTKGGDFNNSFATYDAADAVYTKMLDELKGFADELNTISINAGILTGFKTQDFVNKGDINQWKRYCNSLRLRILTRVSDASAFSARAKTEIADILGNPTKYPVVSANAENIQIAVYDINTDIHSKNFRTGLEDWNGNVAGKVMIDHMNKNTDPRLRVMFEPGANAAGKYAGLDPMLTGSAQEALIAGGTLSIYNRSTISRNQFFPGVIINAAEVSFLAAEYYLKANNAAAAKAAYEKGIAQSVEYYYNFSKISNDNTIAAPTPATADEIQKYINSDGISWDKATDKLAAIATQKWIHYSVVQPYESWSEIRRLDLPKFSFMVDNANAQTQPPVRWIYPSSEQIYNTTNYGTVKAKDNLTTKLFWDVK from the coding sequence ATGAAAAAAATAGCACTAATCGCTTTAACTACGCTTGGTCTTACTGCCTGCGAAAAGTCAGACTTTGAGAAAGCGTACCCAGATCCTTCAAAAATCTCTACCTCAACCGTCGAAAAGCAGTTTACTGGCTTTCTAAATGCCAACAAATGGTATGTATTGCCAGATTACTGGAACTATTTCGTTGTGATTCGGCCAACCCTCAATCGCTATAACCAAGCTGTTGGTTGGGTCAATGCCGATAACCAGTACATTCCAGGAGGTGGTTTGATTTCTGACCGTTGGAATACATTTTATGGTACCCTCGCTCAGTACCGCGAAATGGAAAAAATTTACAACGCTTTGAGCGCAGATGCCCAGTCATTACGTCGTATTTATAAGATTACATCAACCATCTATCTTTACGATCACGTTCAGAAAAACGTTGACTTACACGGCGACATGCCACTCTCTACGGCAGGACTTCTGAGTACTAAAGGTGGTGATTTTAACAACTCATTCGCAACCTACGATGCGGCAGATGCGGTTTATACCAAAATGTTGGACGAACTTAAAGGATTTGCCGACGAGCTTAACACAATTAGTATCAATGCGGGTATTTTGACAGGTTTCAAAACGCAGGACTTTGTTAATAAAGGCGATATCAATCAGTGGAAAAGATACTGTAACTCGCTTCGCCTCCGCATTCTTACGCGGGTTTCGGATGCTTCGGCTTTTTCAGCTAGAGCTAAAACGGAAATTGCAGACATCTTGGGCAACCCAACTAAATATCCTGTTGTTTCAGCAAACGCTGAAAATATCCAAATTGCAGTGTATGACATCAATACGGATATTCATTCCAAAAACTTCCGTACAGGCTTGGAAGATTGGAACGGAAACGTAGCAGGGAAAGTGATGATTGACCACATGAACAAAAACACAGACCCTCGTTTGCGCGTAATGTTTGAGCCAGGTGCTAATGCTGCGGGTAAATATGCTGGTTTAGATCCAATGTTGACAGGATCAGCACAAGAAGCGTTGATTGCGGGTGGTACACTTTCGATTTATAACCGCTCTACAATAAGTCGTAACCAGTTTTTCCCTGGTGTTATCATCAACGCTGCCGAGGTGAGCTTCTTGGCTGCTGAGTACTATCTAAAAGCCAACAACGCAGCTGCCGCCAAAGCTGCTTACGAAAAAGGTATTGCGCAGTCGGTTGAGTATTACTATAATTTCAGTAAAATTAGTAATGATAATACAATCGCTGCCCCAACTCCTGCTACCGCTGACGAAATCCAGAAGTATATCAATAGTGATGGTATCAGCTGGGACAAGGCTACAGATAAACTAGCCGCTATCGCTACTCAAAAGTGGATTCACTACAGTGTAGTTCAGCCGTATGAAAGTTGGTCAGAAATTCGTCGATTAGATTTGCCGAAATTTAGCTTTATGGTAGATAATGCCAATGCGCAGACCCAACCTCCAGTACGCTGGATTTATCCATCAAGCGAGCAAATCTACAATACCACTAACTATGGTACTGTAAAAGCAAAAGATAATCTAACTACCAAACTTTTTTGGGATGTTAAATAG
- a CDS encoding xanthine dehydrogenase family protein molybdopterin-binding subunit, which produces MKNIKSQSRRDFLKSSALAGGGMMLSFSWFSSAKAAEKIQELNLPEPQWSELAAYIKITPDNVVKILVPNPEFGQNVMTSLPMMVAEELDVDWKNVVVEMSTHDNVKYGAQFTGGSNSVRMYWKPLRNAGAAARQMLIEAAAQTWGVTASEITTKAGILSHSSGKTANYGQMASKAATLPVPKDVKLKAPKDFSIVSHSKKNTEGVKVVTGKPLFGMDYKVDGMLIAMIQHPPAFGMKLKSFDATAVKKMPGIKDVFSFKLYDDGFEQAGFDTRAFNEMIAIVGNSTWEVMNARKKLVVQWEAAGEVKETMMGRGGKREVTVPGRLETTSAQFEMMAEYAARPAQQLRKDGDPETAFKNAAQIIERTYNAPFLAHNCMEPMNFFAHVQEDKALVAGPLQAPGWMEPTLVKLLNLPADKIEIQMTRMGGGFGRRAYGSYVYEAARISQKMKAPVKLIYTREDDMTYGIYRPMYTATYRAALDANKNLIGFHVKGGGIPENPVHANRFPAGAVDNYLAEGWEIPSNITIGAFRAPRSNFNAAAEQSFLDEVAAAMGKDPIEMRLELLKRAKENPVGKNNDYDANRYIGVLELLKEKSGWGKPENAGKKRGVAAYFCHASYAGHVVDMVMKDGQPYVEAVTSAIDCGVVVNPDAARNMVQGAVVDGIGNSFYGALTHKDGAAEQNNFHTYRMIRHNEAPKKIDVHFVQSEVDPTGLGEPPFPPVFGAVANALFQTTGKRYYNQPFKVEIEKPKS; this is translated from the coding sequence ATGAAAAATATAAAATCACAAAGCAGAAGAGATTTTCTAAAGTCTTCGGCTTTGGCAGGCGGCGGGATGATGCTCAGTTTTAGCTGGTTTTCGAGCGCCAAAGCCGCTGAAAAAATACAGGAATTGAACTTGCCAGAGCCACAGTGGTCAGAGCTAGCCGCTTACATCAAAATTACACCCGATAATGTCGTGAAAATTTTGGTGCCCAATCCAGAGTTTGGCCAAAACGTGATGACTTCGTTGCCAATGATGGTAGCTGAAGAACTCGACGTTGATTGGAAAAACGTGGTGGTCGAAATGAGTACGCACGACAATGTCAAATACGGAGCACAGTTTACGGGGGGAAGTAATTCGGTAAGAATGTACTGGAAACCGCTCCGAAATGCAGGGGCGGCTGCCCGTCAAATGCTCATCGAAGCGGCAGCACAAACGTGGGGAGTGACGGCTTCTGAAATTACAACGAAAGCGGGTATTTTGTCGCATTCGAGTGGAAAAACGGCGAACTATGGCCAAATGGCCTCAAAAGCGGCTACCTTGCCCGTTCCGAAAGACGTCAAATTGAAAGCTCCTAAAGATTTCTCCATCGTAAGTCATTCAAAGAAAAATACCGAAGGCGTAAAAGTGGTAACAGGAAAGCCGCTTTTTGGGATGGATTACAAAGTAGATGGAATGTTGATTGCCATGATTCAGCACCCGCCTGCTTTCGGTATGAAACTCAAGTCGTTTGATGCCACTGCCGTCAAGAAAATGCCAGGTATCAAAGACGTATTTAGCTTTAAATTGTATGACGACGGGTTTGAGCAGGCAGGTTTTGATACCCGCGCTTTCAACGAAATGATAGCTATTGTAGGGAATAGTACTTGGGAGGTGATGAACGCCCGCAAAAAGTTGGTTGTGCAATGGGAAGCGGCGGGCGAGGTGAAAGAAACCATGATGGGGAGAGGTGGTAAGCGGGAAGTGACCGTGCCTGGCCGATTAGAAACCACAAGTGCGCAATTTGAGATGATGGCGGAGTATGCTGCAAGACCAGCCCAACAACTCCGAAAAGATGGTGACCCTGAAACGGCTTTCAAAAATGCGGCTCAAATCATTGAACGCACGTACAATGCACCGTTTTTGGCCCATAATTGCATGGAACCCATGAACTTCTTTGCGCACGTACAAGAAGACAAAGCCTTGGTAGCGGGACCGTTGCAAGCGCCAGGCTGGATGGAGCCAACTCTTGTAAAATTGTTAAACCTCCCTGCCGATAAAATCGAAATTCAAATGACGCGCATGGGGGGAGGTTTTGGACGCAGGGCCTACGGGTCTTACGTGTATGAAGCGGCCCGTATTTCCCAAAAAATGAAAGCCCCCGTCAAGCTGATTTATACGCGGGAGGATGACATGACGTACGGAATTTACCGACCCATGTACACCGCTACGTATCGGGCGGCGTTGGATGCCAATAAAAACCTGATTGGTTTCCACGTCAAAGGCGGAGGAATCCCCGAAAACCCCGTTCATGCCAATCGTTTTCCTGCGGGTGCGGTGGACAATTACTTGGCCGAAGGCTGGGAAATTCCGTCAAATATCACAATTGGGGCATTTAGAGCACCGCGTTCCAATTTCAACGCTGCTGCCGAGCAGTCGTTTTTGGACGAAGTAGCAGCTGCGATGGGCAAAGACCCGATTGAAATGCGGTTGGAGTTGCTGAAACGGGCCAAAGAAAACCCCGTGGGTAAAAACAATGATTACGATGCCAACAGATACATCGGTGTATTAGAACTGCTGAAAGAAAAATCGGGCTGGGGAAAACCCGAAAATGCGGGTAAAAAACGGGGCGTTGCGGCCTATTTTTGCCACGCTTCCTACGCGGGGCATGTCGTTGATATGGTGATGAAAGACGGTCAGCCGTACGTGGAGGCTGTCACATCAGCTATTGACTGTGGAGTCGTCGTCAACCCTGATGCTGCTCGCAATATGGTGCAGGGAGCCGTAGTGGACGGTATTGGAAATTCGTTTTATGGCGCTTTAACGCACAAAGACGGGGCGGCGGAGCAAAACAACTTCCATACTTACCGCATGATTCGCCACAACGAAGCACCGAAGAAAATTGACGTTCATTTTGTGCAAAGCGAAGTTGACCCGACAGGACTTGGTGAGCCGCCGTTCCCGCCTGTGTTTGGGGCGGTTGCCAATGCGTTGTTTCAAACGACGGGCAAACGTTACTATAATCAGCCGTTTAAGGTAGAAATTGAAAAGCCGAAGTCATAA
- a CDS encoding AAA family ATPase, producing MIQHIYQDLLNWKNSSTRKPLILQGARQVGKTWLMKEFGKREFEQVILTKFDQKLPH from the coding sequence ATGATACAACACATATATCAAGACCTACTAAACTGGAAAAATTCGTCCACAAGAAAGCCGCTCATTTTGCAAGGAGCAAGACAAGTAGGAAAAACATGGCTGATGAAAGAGTTTGGGAAAAGAGAATTTGAACAAGTTATTTTAACAAAATTCGACCAAAAACTACCTCATTAA
- a CDS encoding ATP-binding protein yields the protein MIERKLKVHLEGHWNEGKVLIVLGPRQVGKTTLLEYLCSQTGDYLLLNGDDPIVRQTLENIGEVQLKQLIGKYQTVFIDEAQRIPNIGLTLKIIHDRIKNIRVVVSGSSALELSSNINEPLTGRKWEYHLYPISWQELSQHIGFLGVKQQFEIRLIYGMYPEIINRLGDEEAVLKQLASSYLYKDLLNYNGIRKPEILSKLLIALALQVGSEVSYNELAQLLRIDRATVEQYIGLLEQAYVIFRLNPLSRNVRNEISSSRKIYFYDNGIRNALIGNFNPLALRNDTGALWENFLISERLKANHYNNSTTKAYFWRTHAQQEIDYIEERGGQMYAYEFKWNPKAKNKFPNSFVEAYQPVEKQLIIPDNFEDFLR from the coding sequence ATGATAGAAAGAAAGCTCAAGGTGCACTTGGAAGGTCACTGGAATGAGGGTAAAGTATTGATTGTTTTAGGGCCGCGCCAAGTGGGCAAAACAACCTTATTGGAATATTTGTGCAGCCAAACAGGGGACTACCTTTTATTAAATGGTGATGACCCGATTGTGCGACAGACCCTTGAAAACATCGGGGAGGTGCAGCTCAAACAACTCATTGGGAAGTACCAAACGGTGTTTATTGACGAAGCCCAAAGGATTCCCAACATTGGACTTACGCTAAAAATTATTCACGACCGCATCAAAAATATAAGGGTTGTGGTAAGTGGTTCGTCAGCGTTGGAATTGAGCAGCAATATCAACGAGCCACTCACAGGGCGTAAATGGGAGTATCATTTATATCCTATTAGTTGGCAAGAGTTAAGTCAGCATATAGGTTTTTTAGGAGTAAAACAACAGTTTGAAATACGACTCATTTATGGAATGTATCCCGAAATAATCAATAGACTTGGTGATGAAGAGGCTGTTTTGAAACAGTTGGCAAGCAGCTATTTGTACAAAGATTTATTGAATTATAATGGTATTCGTAAGCCAGAAATTTTATCTAAGTTGTTGATTGCTTTGGCATTACAAGTTGGGTCGGAGGTTTCGTACAATGAGTTGGCTCAATTGCTCAGAATAGATCGAGCGACGGTAGAACAGTATATTGGGCTGCTGGAACAAGCATACGTAATTTTTAGACTTAACCCACTTAGTCGAAATGTTCGGAACGAAATTAGTTCGAGCAGGAAAATCTACTTTTACGATAATGGTATTAGAAACGCCCTCATTGGGAATTTTAATCCGTTGGCATTAAGAAATGATACAGGAGCTTTATGGGAAAACTTCTTGATAAGCGAGCGTCTGAAAGCAAATCACTACAACAACAGTACGACAAAAGCTTATTTTTGGCGAACCCACGCCCAGCAAGAAATTGATTATATTGAAGAACGAGGCGGACAGATGTATGCGTACGAATTCAAATGGAATCCCAAAGCCAAAAATAAGTTCCCCAATTCTTTTGTAGAAGCATATCAACCAGTTGAAAAACAGCTGATTATTCCTGATAATTTTGAGGATTTTTTGAGATAA
- a CDS encoding GMC oxidoreductase, with protein MYLNIKATKDNTFDAIVVGSGMTGGFAAKELTEKGMKVLMIERGKEIKHVQDYDTAMKQPWEIEHRGKTTLVSAEERWANSRFWGLGSEEVVNHLTNDKENPYIEKRPFDWIRAYHTGGKSMHWGRQSYRWNKQDFEANAKEGIGIDWPIRYEDLEPWYTHVEKFVGVSGQKEGLDVLPDGHFLPPMPLFAPEAYFKKVMFDKFNRPVTVGRVANLTQPQAIHTELGRASCQYRNKCARGCPYGGYYSSLSGAIPAAMRTKRLTMLHDSIVAEIIYDDQKNKAVGVRVINQHNNLVTDYFSKIIFLNAGSINTAALMLNSKSRRFPNGFGNDSDQVGRNLMDHQLGAGATASIEGFEDDYVYGQRPNALYIPRFRNWGNDKQTAYLRGFGYQGGASREGWNRGVAADGFGSDFKENLTKPGAWTISIGGFGEVLPDPNNRMYLDPDKKDKWGVPLIVFDAAFSDNDRAIRKDIVASAVEMLETAGFKNVTPYDRPTHLGLGIHDMGTARMGRDPKTSVLNSFNQVHDSKNVFVTDGAAMASASCVNPSITYMALTARAVDHAVKSLKKREL; from the coding sequence ATGTACTTAAATATAAAAGCAACGAAAGATAATACCTTTGACGCCATTGTCGTTGGGTCGGGGATGACGGGCGGTTTTGCGGCGAAAGAACTGACCGAAAAAGGCATGAAAGTGTTGATGATTGAGCGTGGAAAAGAAATCAAGCACGTTCAGGATTACGACACGGCCATGAAACAGCCGTGGGAAATTGAACACCGTGGCAAAACCACGCTCGTTTCGGCCGAAGAACGCTGGGCTAATAGCCGTTTTTGGGGGCTGGGTAGCGAAGAAGTGGTAAACCATTTGACCAACGATAAAGAAAATCCGTATATAGAAAAGCGCCCCTTTGACTGGATTCGCGCCTACCATACAGGAGGCAAGTCCATGCACTGGGGACGTCAGTCGTACCGTTGGAACAAACAAGATTTTGAAGCCAATGCCAAAGAAGGCATCGGCATCGACTGGCCGATTCGGTACGAAGATTTGGAGCCTTGGTACACGCATGTCGAAAAATTTGTGGGCGTAAGTGGCCAAAAAGAAGGCTTAGACGTACTGCCCGACGGGCATTTTTTGCCGCCCATGCCGCTGTTTGCGCCTGAGGCTTATTTCAAAAAAGTGATGTTCGACAAGTTCAATCGCCCCGTAACGGTAGGGCGGGTGGCCAACCTTACGCAACCCCAAGCCATTCATACTGAACTTGGTAGAGCGTCGTGCCAGTACCGTAACAAGTGCGCGCGTGGATGTCCTTATGGTGGATATTATAGCTCGCTGTCGGGGGCGATTCCCGCTGCCATGCGTACCAAACGCCTAACGATGTTACACGATTCGATTGTGGCCGAAATTATCTATGATGACCAAAAAAATAAGGCCGTTGGCGTTCGGGTTATCAATCAGCATAACAATCTTGTTACCGATTATTTCTCAAAAATTATCTTCTTAAACGCAGGTTCTATCAATACTGCTGCGTTGATGCTTAACTCTAAATCGAGGCGTTTCCCCAACGGATTCGGAAACGATAGCGACCAAGTAGGGCGTAATCTCATGGATCACCAACTTGGCGCAGGAGCTACGGCGAGTATCGAGGGCTTTGAAGACGATTATGTATATGGACAGCGCCCCAACGCGCTCTACATTCCTCGTTTCCGAAACTGGGGGAACGACAAGCAAACGGCGTATCTCAGGGGCTTTGGCTACCAAGGCGGAGCGAGCCGCGAAGGTTGGAACCGTGGCGTGGCCGCCGATGGTTTTGGCAGTGATTTTAAAGAAAACCTCACCAAGCCAGGCGCGTGGACGATTAGTATTGGAGGGTTTGGGGAAGTGTTGCCCGACCCCAACAACCGAATGTACCTCGACCCCGATAAAAAAGACAAATGGGGCGTGCCGTTGATTGTGTTTGATGCGGCCTTTAGTGACAACGACCGTGCAATTCGCAAGGACATCGTAGCTTCGGCGGTAGAAATGCTGGAAACGGCGGGTTTCAAAAACGTGACTCCTTACGACCGCCCGACCCACCTTGGATTGGGTATTCACGACATGGGAACGGCTCGGATGGGGCGCGACCCAAAAACGTCGGTCTTGAATTCTTTCAACCAAGTGCATGACAGTAAAAATGTATTTGTGACCGATGGCGCGGCGATGGCTTCGGCTTCTTGTGTCAATCCATCCATTACCTACATGGCGCTTACGGCCCGTGCAGTAGATCATGCAGTGAAGTCTTTGAAAAAAAGAGAATTGTAA